A region of Pyxidicoccus parkwaysis DNA encodes the following proteins:
- a CDS encoding alpha/beta fold hydrolase, with amino-acid sequence MVHKRKALAGVAVLLLVSGALAASVAPELPAAEAEARYATPPSRFLEVDGLRIHYRDQGQGPLLVLLHGSNASLFTWEGWVRELSSHYRVISLDLPGHGLTGPDPKQRYTWTGMAEVLEAFRARLGLERFHLAGNSMGGAVAWHYALLHPEHVDRLILVDAAGYPRDEPAPLVFRLARTPVLGELLSHVTPRQVIEKNVRAVYGDPSKVKEADVDRYYALLLREGNREATRERLRATTDDGLWRRLGEVRAPTLVLWGAKDTWILPRYGERFDRDVPDSRLVVYPGLGHVPMEEDPASTAADVRRFLSEEGTVTAPRAPDSGAATP; translated from the coding sequence ATGGTTCACAAACGCAAGGCGTTGGCAGGTGTCGCCGTGTTGCTGTTGGTGTCAGGCGCACTCGCCGCCAGTGTGGCTCCGGAGCTCCCGGCGGCGGAGGCGGAGGCGCGCTATGCGACACCGCCCTCGCGCTTCCTCGAGGTGGACGGGCTGCGCATCCACTATCGAGACCAGGGGCAGGGCCCGCTGCTGGTGCTGCTGCACGGCTCCAATGCCTCGCTCTTCACGTGGGAGGGCTGGGTGCGCGAGCTGTCCTCTCACTACCGCGTCATCTCGTTGGACCTGCCCGGCCATGGCCTCACGGGCCCGGACCCGAAGCAGCGCTACACATGGACGGGCATGGCGGAGGTGCTGGAGGCCTTCCGCGCGCGCCTGGGCCTGGAGCGCTTCCACCTCGCCGGCAACTCCATGGGCGGCGCGGTGGCGTGGCACTACGCCCTGCTCCACCCGGAGCACGTGGACCGGCTCATCCTGGTGGACGCCGCGGGCTACCCGCGCGACGAGCCGGCGCCGCTGGTGTTCCGGCTGGCGCGCACACCGGTGCTCGGAGAGTTGCTGTCACACGTGACGCCTCGCCAGGTCATCGAGAAGAACGTCCGCGCTGTCTACGGCGACCCGTCGAAGGTGAAGGAGGCCGACGTGGACCGGTACTACGCGCTGCTCCTGCGCGAGGGCAACCGCGAGGCCACGCGCGAGCGCCTGCGCGCCACCACGGACGACGGCCTCTGGCGGCGGCTGGGCGAGGTGCGTGCGCCCACGCTGGTGTTGTGGGGCGCGAAGGACACGTGGATTCTCCCCCGCTACGGCGAGCGGTTCGACCGCGACGTGCCGGACTCGCGCCTCGTCGTGTACCCGGGCCTGGGCCATGTACCCATGGAGGAGGACCCGGCAAGCACGGCCGCGGACGTGCGCCGCTTCCTCTCCGAGGAAGGCACCGTCACTGCACCACGCGCGCCGGACTCCGGGGCAGCCACACCGTGA
- a CDS encoding GbsR/MarR family transcriptional regulator produces the protein MKGYLWTGGPGSPASEVPAQDGRLASWEAIAVDAVGNVIEFWGFKRNQGRVWALLYLRGEPLTAGEIERELELSKGGVSMLLRDLERWGVIQRVRLPQDSAWRYAAETDLVRMVTHVIEEREAGFVARIRADLAEARRLAESVTGLPRERLARLEKMTTLAEHVERALRLFIKTSRLDVSGVLAVFRDEAGAPRREKR, from the coding sequence ATGAAGGGCTACCTGTGGACGGGGGGACCCGGGAGCCCGGCATCCGAGGTGCCAGCGCAGGATGGACGGCTGGCATCGTGGGAGGCCATTGCTGTCGACGCGGTCGGCAACGTCATCGAGTTCTGGGGCTTCAAGCGCAACCAGGGCCGCGTGTGGGCCCTGCTGTACCTGCGCGGTGAGCCCCTGACCGCGGGAGAAATCGAGCGCGAGCTGGAGCTGTCCAAGGGCGGCGTGTCCATGCTGCTCCGGGACTTGGAGCGCTGGGGCGTCATCCAGCGGGTGCGACTGCCGCAGGACTCGGCGTGGCGCTACGCGGCGGAGACGGACCTGGTGCGGATGGTGACGCACGTCATCGAGGAGCGCGAGGCGGGCTTCGTGGCGCGCATCCGCGCGGACCTGGCGGAGGCGCGGCGGCTGGCGGAGTCGGTGACCGGCCTGCCCCGTGAGCGGCTGGCCCGGTTGGAGAAGATGACCACGCTGGCCGAGCACGTGGAGCGCGCGCTGCGGCTGTTCATCAAGACGTCGCGGCTGGACGTGTCCGGAGTGCTGGCCGTGTTCCGTGACGAGGCGGGCGCGCCTCGGCGGGAAAAGCGTTAA
- a CDS encoding polyprenyl synthetase family protein has product MDLAGELTDFLGAVEQRLGSMLVDGNAGPDVKGDTLMEAARHLCMGTGGKRARPMLARLFGGAVGVKPERLVDVAVAAELIHSASLLHDDVVDAGMFRRGRPTVNARWGNIVAVMSGDLILSTGLYQLSILDARLTRSALSVVSEMTRAAIAEVEARGDLDLPLNRLRFIAEGKTGSLFGWCGSAAATLADHPEAVERFDGFGRHLGVAFQIADDIRDILGTDVGKPRYADVHSRTPSMPILLAVAKEESLRRKLKDAWAFSTITPERTKEIGAAIEATGAVEASMARMNVEIEAALDKLGHFAEEPAGAELVGWARKLSAGIAEQVQGRAA; this is encoded by the coding sequence ATGGACCTGGCTGGGGAGCTGACGGACTTTCTGGGGGCGGTGGAGCAGCGGCTTGGGAGCATGCTGGTGGACGGCAATGCGGGTCCGGACGTGAAGGGCGACACCCTGATGGAGGCGGCCCGTCACCTGTGCATGGGCACCGGCGGCAAGCGCGCGCGCCCCATGCTGGCGCGGCTGTTCGGCGGCGCGGTGGGCGTCAAGCCGGAGCGCCTGGTGGACGTGGCCGTCGCCGCGGAGCTCATCCACTCCGCCAGCCTCCTGCACGACGACGTGGTGGACGCCGGCATGTTCCGCCGTGGCCGTCCCACGGTGAATGCGCGCTGGGGCAACATCGTGGCGGTGATGAGCGGTGACCTCATCCTCTCCACCGGCCTGTACCAGTTGTCCATCCTCGACGCGCGCCTGACGCGCAGCGCGCTCTCCGTCGTCTCCGAGATGACCCGCGCCGCCATCGCCGAGGTGGAGGCCCGTGGTGATCTGGACCTTCCGCTCAACCGGCTGAGATTCATCGCCGAGGGCAAGACGGGCTCGCTGTTCGGCTGGTGCGGCAGCGCCGCCGCCACGCTGGCGGACCACCCGGAGGCGGTGGAGCGCTTCGACGGCTTCGGCCGCCACCTGGGCGTGGCCTTCCAGATTGCGGACGACATCCGTGACATCCTCGGCACGGACGTGGGCAAGCCGCGCTACGCGGACGTGCACTCGCGCACGCCGTCCATGCCCATCCTCCTGGCGGTGGCCAAGGAGGAGTCGCTGCGCCGCAAGCTGAAGGACGCCTGGGCGTTCTCCACGATTACGCCCGAGCGCACGAAGGAGATTGGCGCGGCGATCGAGGCCACGGGCGCGGTGGAGGCGTCCATGGCGCGGATGAACGTCGAAATCGAGGCCGCGCTCGACAAGCTCGGCCACTTCGCCGAGGAGCCTGCCGGCGCGGAGCTGGTGGGTTGGGCGCGGAAGCTGTCCGCCGGCATCGCCGAGCAGGTCCAGGGGCGCGCTGCATGA
- a CDS encoding M4 family metallopeptidase: protein MKRGTRWLVACFSLSLAACGSEGPEATQAPREEGVSRNADIEAALRALPGTEVAGIHDDGIPFMLSGPLGETGRVITGASARQANALLTPTLERIAPVFRLHTRDLEPLSTATDAQGHTHLRYAQTKNGLPVVGQQLVLHLDENGRVYAVNGGARDGESVSSEPRIGAQAARQAALTATKGGQAVTGEPQLVYVRAPSTERLTLAFQVGVEGEQDGTAVSDQVFIGALDGAEVWRYSDVHTARNRKVCSVGGPNNGTCRLEGQVATGDAAIDTAYDNLGRFYDCYYANFNQDSYNNAGAQLYARVHYLSNYANAYWDGAGMLCGDGDGTTVGPPCADPDIVVHEFTHAVTDSTSDLVYSGESGALSEAYSDIFAAYCQSWATGPWIMGTDVWNIAELAWTPNTSGDALRYMDDPKRDGASLDYYADYNSSVDVHYGSGIINLAFKLLSTGGLHPRGRSSVNVPGIGIQAAGRIFYQANRNYFTPSTTMAQAKTYTRSAAQALGYGTAILDAVDKAWLAVGVGATTPPPTCTLLTNGVTLTGLSGTAGSQQYYCLDVPANLASAFTMSSGTGDADMYVKFGSAPTTSSYDCRPYVAGNNETCNLAARTTAGRYWVMLRGYSAYSGVSLKGQY from the coding sequence ATGAAGCGTGGCACGCGGTGGCTCGTTGCATGTTTTTCGCTCTCACTTGCGGCGTGCGGCTCGGAAGGGCCGGAGGCAACCCAGGCGCCTCGGGAGGAAGGCGTCTCCCGGAATGCGGACATCGAGGCGGCGCTACGGGCGCTGCCGGGCACGGAAGTCGCTGGCATCCATGACGACGGAATCCCCTTCATGCTCAGCGGCCCGCTGGGAGAGACGGGCCGGGTCATCACCGGCGCCTCGGCCCGCCAGGCGAACGCGCTGCTGACGCCGACGCTCGAGCGCATCGCCCCGGTGTTCCGCCTCCACACGCGGGACCTGGAGCCGCTGAGCACCGCCACGGACGCGCAGGGCCACACGCACCTGCGCTACGCGCAGACGAAGAACGGCCTGCCGGTGGTGGGGCAGCAGCTCGTCCTCCACCTGGACGAGAATGGCCGCGTCTACGCGGTGAACGGCGGCGCCCGGGACGGCGAGAGCGTCTCCTCCGAGCCGCGCATCGGCGCCCAGGCCGCGCGCCAGGCCGCGTTGACGGCGACGAAGGGCGGCCAGGCCGTCACAGGTGAGCCCCAGCTCGTCTACGTGCGCGCGCCCTCGACGGAGCGCCTCACGCTCGCGTTCCAGGTGGGAGTGGAGGGCGAGCAGGACGGCACGGCGGTGAGCGACCAGGTCTTCATCGGCGCGCTCGACGGAGCCGAGGTGTGGCGCTACTCGGACGTCCACACCGCGAGGAACCGCAAGGTGTGCTCGGTGGGCGGGCCGAACAACGGCACCTGCCGCCTCGAAGGCCAGGTGGCCACGGGCGACGCGGCCATCGACACGGCCTACGACAACCTGGGCCGCTTCTATGACTGCTACTACGCGAACTTCAACCAGGACAGCTACAACAACGCGGGCGCGCAGCTCTACGCGCGCGTGCACTACCTGAGCAACTATGCGAACGCGTACTGGGACGGCGCCGGCATGCTGTGCGGCGACGGCGACGGCACCACCGTGGGCCCGCCGTGCGCGGACCCGGACATCGTCGTCCACGAGTTCACGCACGCGGTGACGGACTCCACGTCCGACCTCGTCTACTCGGGTGAATCCGGCGCGCTGTCCGAGGCCTACTCCGACATCTTCGCCGCGTACTGCCAGAGCTGGGCCACCGGCCCGTGGATCATGGGCACGGACGTCTGGAACATCGCGGAGCTGGCCTGGACGCCGAACACGTCGGGCGACGCGCTCCGGTACATGGACGACCCGAAGCGCGACGGAGCCTCGCTGGACTACTACGCGGACTACAACTCCTCCGTCGACGTGCACTACGGCTCGGGCATCATCAACCTGGCGTTCAAGCTGCTGTCCACCGGTGGCCTGCACCCGCGCGGCCGCTCGTCGGTGAATGTGCCCGGTATCGGCATCCAGGCCGCGGGCCGCATCTTCTACCAGGCCAACCGGAACTACTTCACGCCGAGCACCACCATGGCCCAGGCGAAGACGTACACCCGCTCGGCCGCGCAGGCGCTGGGCTACGGCACGGCCATCCTGGACGCGGTGGACAAGGCCTGGCTCGCGGTGGGCGTGGGCGCGACCACTCCGCCTCCCACGTGCACGCTGCTCACCAATGGCGTCACGCTCACAGGGCTCTCCGGCACGGCGGGCTCTCAGCAGTACTACTGCCTGGACGTGCCGGCGAATCTGGCCTCTGCCTTCACCATGAGCAGCGGGACGGGCGACGCGGACATGTACGTGAAGTTCGGCTCGGCCCCGACGACGTCCTCGTATGACTGCCGGCCGTACGTCGCCGGCAACAACGAGACGTGCAACCTGGCCGCGCGCACCACGGCGGGGCGCTACTGGGTCATGCTGCGCGGCTACTCGGCCTACTCGGGCGTGTCGCTGAAGGGGCAGTACTAG
- a CDS encoding Hsp70 family protein, with the protein MDFGTTKTLAAWDAGGEVRVCEPIPSVVWFDEDGRKPPHVGHLPPEDASSWVGQPGVKRQFGESAKRRWFPQEVAAHVLGELRARLPAPPAGETLSAVLTAPASWGMRQRAVLREAAELAGFHVRRVLPEPEALAVWWSRQPGGMEDRLLLTVNFGGGTVDVAMVETESSVVDTLAIGGAPIGGFDLDSLVLHYAARTARVDPESLRGARLRRFMAALENAKIATLAGQNGQLRLWRDEGAEPVVVDLRGEEILRLSAPLLDAACKVVRETRMLVRERAPSHCLLIGGSARIQRFRAQLMEDLVGTRLHECCGDEVARGALFHAQSLAHRSGGLLVSALPRPVGILLEENKPAWLLQQGHSIPFRKSAQLTTERPQSELRVHVVEGGAQPGAHELLGSVALELPPPAGGSVPSSNTPKEELHFGITLDLNAEMEIVAELHALGVSHRQTVISAARLNAAQKSVMGRKVSEWVKTRRTSQPQQVLEERLRDVQREAKQLAEALERKGSAETVRRLREMGHLAEHHLSAGATLGEGETAYWEALRSRARLMRALGSVEGEWPLPSPLSSSGAVAPGVSLLAAARGEDRQWLAEAQAELDSARRAGTLRTLADAVLPELPPGRGRLVLAVLAAPSLSVSQVGQVLSGARTPWEHFAAVSVALVSEEPDAARCALELLLDWADRAHEEDRAPGLPRSSGEPPLALSLLRALYPESFVSPLAELLWLALRPGSGRDAVSAELAARAATPLTRAVLAFSTERPDSTPDDAPRRLRLARDVALALAPGADAEAWARMARWREEDAAALERAVTSLGLDARTRLVARAAVPGQETFLAWLLASFDAMPGGLTPLLHPMLEQAPEQVTLWKAIRGIASRELEGLAVKVLLRSSGSAAVEGAATYLRGLSGKVSAGTSRFYFVLAHVRTGGRLGLAGALRVLWTWLTAPEMRPAAARLLRGGSEESR; encoded by the coding sequence GTGGATTTCGGGACGACCAAGACGCTCGCCGCTTGGGACGCTGGGGGCGAGGTACGGGTATGCGAGCCCATTCCCTCGGTGGTGTGGTTCGACGAGGACGGCCGGAAGCCTCCTCACGTGGGGCATCTGCCTCCCGAGGATGCGTCCTCGTGGGTGGGGCAGCCCGGGGTGAAGCGGCAGTTCGGCGAGAGCGCGAAGCGGCGCTGGTTCCCACAGGAGGTGGCGGCCCATGTGCTCGGCGAGCTGCGTGCTCGCCTGCCGGCTCCTCCCGCGGGTGAGACGCTCTCGGCCGTGCTCACCGCGCCCGCGTCCTGGGGCATGCGCCAGCGCGCCGTGCTGCGCGAGGCCGCCGAGCTGGCCGGCTTCCACGTGCGCCGCGTCCTCCCCGAGCCCGAGGCACTCGCCGTCTGGTGGTCCCGCCAGCCCGGCGGCATGGAGGACCGCCTGCTGCTCACCGTGAACTTCGGCGGAGGTACCGTCGACGTGGCCATGGTGGAGACCGAGTCCTCCGTGGTGGACACGCTCGCTATCGGCGGTGCGCCCATCGGCGGGTTCGACCTGGACTCGCTCGTGCTGCACTACGCCGCGCGCACGGCGCGCGTGGACCCCGAGAGCCTGCGCGGCGCGCGCTTGCGCCGCTTCATGGCCGCCCTGGAGAACGCCAAGATTGCCACCCTGGCCGGACAGAACGGCCAGCTCCGCCTCTGGCGCGACGAGGGCGCCGAGCCCGTGGTGGTGGACCTGCGAGGCGAGGAGATCCTCCGGCTGAGCGCGCCACTGCTCGACGCCGCGTGCAAGGTGGTCCGCGAGACGCGGATGCTCGTACGCGAGCGCGCCCCGAGCCACTGCCTGCTGATTGGCGGGTCCGCGCGCATCCAGCGCTTCCGGGCCCAGCTCATGGAGGACCTCGTCGGCACCCGGCTGCACGAGTGCTGCGGAGACGAGGTGGCCCGGGGCGCGTTGTTCCATGCGCAGTCCCTGGCACACCGGAGCGGTGGCCTGCTCGTCTCCGCGCTGCCGCGCCCCGTGGGCATCCTCCTCGAGGAGAACAAGCCCGCGTGGCTCCTCCAGCAGGGACACTCCATTCCCTTCCGCAAGAGCGCGCAGCTTACCACGGAGCGTCCTCAGTCGGAGCTGCGTGTCCACGTCGTGGAGGGCGGCGCACAGCCCGGCGCACACGAGCTGCTGGGCTCGGTGGCGCTGGAGCTGCCGCCTCCGGCGGGTGGCTCCGTGCCGTCCTCGAACACGCCGAAGGAGGAGCTCCATTTCGGAATCACGCTCGACCTGAACGCGGAGATGGAAATCGTCGCGGAGCTCCATGCGCTCGGAGTCAGCCACCGTCAGACGGTGATATCCGCCGCACGCCTCAATGCCGCGCAGAAGTCGGTGATGGGGCGCAAGGTCTCCGAGTGGGTGAAGACCCGTCGAACCTCCCAGCCTCAGCAGGTCCTGGAAGAGCGCCTGCGCGACGTGCAGCGGGAAGCGAAGCAGCTCGCCGAGGCGCTGGAGCGCAAGGGCAGCGCGGAGACCGTGCGCCGGTTGCGGGAGATGGGGCACCTGGCCGAGCACCACCTCTCCGCCGGGGCCACGCTGGGCGAGGGCGAGACGGCATACTGGGAAGCACTGCGCTCCCGGGCCCGGCTGATGCGCGCGCTCGGCTCTGTCGAGGGGGAGTGGCCTCTGCCCTCTCCTCTTTCGAGCTCCGGTGCCGTCGCTCCGGGTGTGTCGCTCCTTGCCGCGGCGCGAGGGGAAGACCGCCAGTGGCTGGCCGAGGCACAGGCCGAGCTCGACTCCGCGCGGAGGGCCGGCACGCTGCGCACCCTGGCCGATGCGGTGTTGCCGGAGCTCCCTCCGGGCCGGGGCCGGCTCGTGCTGGCGGTGCTCGCGGCGCCAAGCCTCAGCGTGTCGCAGGTGGGCCAGGTGCTGTCCGGGGCCAGGACGCCGTGGGAGCACTTCGCCGCGGTCAGCGTGGCGCTCGTGAGCGAGGAGCCAGACGCGGCACGCTGCGCACTGGAGCTGCTGCTGGACTGGGCAGACCGGGCCCACGAGGAGGACCGGGCTCCCGGACTGCCTCGGTCTTCTGGCGAGCCGCCCCTCGCGCTCTCGCTGCTGCGGGCGCTCTATCCCGAGAGCTTCGTCTCACCACTCGCCGAGCTGCTGTGGCTCGCGCTGCGCCCCGGCTCGGGACGGGACGCGGTATCCGCCGAGCTCGCCGCGAGGGCTGCCACACCCCTGACGCGCGCCGTGCTGGCGTTCTCCACCGAGCGCCCCGACTCGACTCCCGACGATGCGCCCCGTCGGCTGCGACTCGCTCGCGACGTGGCCCTCGCGCTGGCTCCGGGCGCGGACGCGGAGGCCTGGGCGCGCATGGCCCGCTGGCGCGAAGAGGATGCGGCGGCATTGGAGCGCGCGGTGACCTCGCTCGGGCTCGACGCTCGGACGCGTCTGGTGGCGAGGGCGGCCGTCCCAGGTCAGGAGACCTTCCTCGCGTGGCTCCTGGCCTCCTTCGACGCGATGCCCGGTGGGCTGACGCCGCTGTTGCATCCGATGCTGGAGCAGGCTCCGGAACAGGTGACGCTGTGGAAGGCCATTCGCGGAATCGCCAGCCGCGAGCTGGAAGGGCTCGCTGTGAAGGTGCTGCTGCGCTCCTCGGGAAGTGCCGCCGTGGAAGGCGCGGCCACCTACCTGCGTGGCCTCTCCGGCAAGGTGTCGGCGGGCACGTCTCGCTTCTATTTCGTACTGGCTCACGTGCGGACCGGCGGAAGGCTGGGGCTGGCGGGCGCGCTGCGCGTGTTGTGGACGTGGCTCACGGCGCCGGAGATGCGGCCGGCGGCGGCTCGGTTGCTGCGGGGCGGTTCGGAGGAGTCGCGATGA
- a CDS encoding gamma-glutamylcyclotransferase produces MDSHYDQVMKAREGADPSATRLYFAYSTILDRAAFDEWKQQHSYGFFELPEGRLAEAVDVDLVYDFPSRWWGGRVAGLTDAPGGRVFGRLFEIRGQDWPIVQHKEGFVTSMCVERTVRVRVDGQEVEATAFVTNPRRASQDGPVSPRFVEALVRGAQAAGLPAEYVERLKRGE; encoded by the coding sequence ATGGACTCGCACTACGACCAGGTGATGAAGGCGCGCGAGGGGGCGGACCCCTCGGCCACGCGCCTGTATTTCGCTTACTCCACCATCCTGGACCGCGCCGCCTTCGACGAGTGGAAGCAGCAGCACAGCTACGGCTTCTTCGAGCTGCCGGAAGGCAGGCTGGCCGAGGCAGTGGACGTGGACCTCGTCTACGACTTCCCCTCGCGCTGGTGGGGTGGCCGGGTGGCGGGACTGACGGACGCGCCGGGCGGCAGGGTGTTCGGCCGCCTGTTCGAGATTCGCGGCCAGGACTGGCCCATCGTCCAGCACAAGGAAGGCTTCGTGACGAGCATGTGCGTGGAGCGCACCGTGCGCGTGCGGGTGGACGGCCAGGAGGTGGAGGCCACCGCGTTCGTCACCAACCCGCGTCGAGCCTCGCAGGACGGCCCGGTGAGCCCGCGCTTCGTGGAGGCGCTGGTGCGCGGCGCCCAGGCGGCAGGACTGCCTGCGGAGTACGTGGAGCGGCTGAAGCGCGGCGAGTAG
- a CDS encoding MFS transporter: protein MSPAAFRRHLLSSFASLGSAVPLFRPGSSLPGSSAPLLGAPPADGPGHTSARATGRLRRSMGASVVEGMFAEVFTACAGATVLTAWAIALKLGPFLVGVMTALPFFAQFVQFPAAWLTSAFGHRRVALTAVCLSRLVMFPLAVLPWLGLTFTSQQRLLLTVAGLSAVLGVVGNNAWVAWMGELVPRSVRGRFFGRRTALTTLAGTVASLAAGLLMDRLRKPDGVGLGLPLLALGACVMGVVTTLLMATQHDPAPPGVAPRLELKGALVPLKDPTSRRVLGYQVAWNAAVGVSAPFFALHSIQNLKMTFVIMALHAAAVAGVRILTAPLWGKMIDRVGSQPVLMACSLGISIIPVLWLLPSAGTLWPLLFDVLLAGSLWSGHGLAIFALPLTVAPRKGRPFYLAAFATAGGLAYSAAAAVGGAIAAALPQQFILGGHLWVNLHVLFVLSSVARFGAGLLTARLPEPGAHPVQSVGEMMSRLLPRLRPAPALAEARSGDGEG, encoded by the coding sequence TTGAGCCCCGCCGCCTTCCGCCGCCACCTGCTGAGCAGCTTCGCCTCGCTCGGCTCCGCCGTCCCGCTGTTCCGCCCCGGCTCGTCCCTGCCGGGCTCCTCCGCGCCGCTGCTGGGCGCGCCCCCAGCGGACGGGCCTGGCCATACGTCCGCCCGGGCCACGGGCCGGCTGCGCCGCAGCATGGGCGCTTCCGTGGTGGAGGGCATGTTCGCGGAGGTGTTCACCGCGTGCGCGGGCGCCACGGTGCTCACGGCCTGGGCCATTGCCCTGAAGCTGGGGCCCTTCCTGGTCGGGGTGATGACAGCCCTGCCCTTCTTCGCGCAGTTCGTGCAGTTCCCCGCCGCGTGGCTGACGTCCGCCTTCGGGCACCGCCGGGTGGCGCTTACCGCGGTGTGCCTGTCGCGCCTGGTGATGTTCCCCCTCGCCGTGCTTCCCTGGCTGGGCCTGACATTCACCTCGCAGCAACGGCTGCTCCTGACGGTGGCCGGCCTCTCCGCGGTGCTGGGCGTGGTGGGCAACAACGCTTGGGTGGCGTGGATGGGAGAGCTGGTGCCTCGCTCCGTGCGGGGCCGCTTCTTCGGCCGGCGCACCGCGCTGACGACGCTGGCGGGCACGGTGGCCTCGCTCGCCGCGGGCCTCCTCATGGACCGGCTGCGCAAGCCCGACGGCGTGGGACTGGGGCTGCCGCTGCTCGCGCTGGGCGCGTGTGTCATGGGCGTGGTGACGACGCTGCTGATGGCCACGCAGCACGACCCGGCCCCGCCGGGCGTCGCCCCGCGTCTGGAATTGAAGGGCGCGCTGGTGCCGCTGAAGGACCCCACGTCGCGGCGCGTGCTGGGCTACCAGGTGGCGTGGAACGCGGCGGTGGGCGTGTCCGCGCCCTTCTTCGCGTTGCACAGCATCCAGAACCTCAAGATGACCTTCGTCATCATGGCGCTGCACGCCGCGGCGGTGGCGGGGGTGCGCATCCTCACCGCGCCGCTGTGGGGGAAGATGATTGACCGCGTGGGCTCGCAGCCGGTGCTGATGGCGTGCTCGCTGGGCATCAGCATCATCCCCGTGCTGTGGCTGTTGCCGTCCGCGGGCACGTTGTGGCCGCTGCTGTTCGACGTGCTGCTGGCCGGCTCGCTGTGGAGCGGCCATGGCCTGGCCATCTTCGCGCTGCCCCTCACCGTGGCCCCGCGCAAGGGGCGGCCCTTCTACCTCGCCGCCTTCGCCACCGCGGGCGGGCTGGCGTACTCCGCCGCCGCGGCCGTGGGCGGTGCCATCGCCGCCGCGCTGCCGCAGCAGTTCATTCTGGGCGGCCACCTCTGGGTGAACCTGCACGTGCTGTTCGTGCTGTCGTCCGTGGCGCGCTTCGGCGCGGGCCTGCTTACCGCGCGCCTCCCCGAGCCCGGCGCCCACCCGGTGCAGTCCGTGGGAGAGATGATGTCGCGGCTGCTGCCCCGCCTGCGCCCCGCGCCCGCGCTGGCCGAGGCGCGCTCGGGCGACGGCGAGGGCTGA
- a CDS encoding methyl-accepting chemotaxis protein — protein MQLSLTQKITLAPLMVALFFTLLSFGYTVPRVRQSFEDQGRELGAAVPTTLAATLTGQLRGKDPTAVQATLDAVAQEGKLPYVAVVDAKGELVAVAGQYAQALRQHPEQLTKDSSVQSADGSELLDMNAPITGGLGEVHVGFNRTQARGRVDEIVSNLRLVLLGALVVLTAAAYVVSRRIVAPLNQLSSAVRRIVEHGDLREPVHIDSSDEVGQLARAVGMLVTKLKELLHQLQSSTELLSDSVMGLNESAEQQNQMVSRSAAALQETQVTAQEIRQTAMLASESAESVIQVAERAESLGRTGEAAIAASIEGLVDLRSQVEQITERIMSLGERTQQIGGITETVKDLADQSHLLAVNAAIEAARSGEHGKGFAVVAREIRALADQSIRATVQVRAILSDISEAIAGTVDITAAGTQRMEAGLTQVRTSGDTLKQLTGIVQDSTHAARQIARTVSQQATGIEQIFTAVNELNTLMGDTVNRISNTGDAAVSLKMLSERVSQVVRAYRV, from the coding sequence ATGCAACTCTCTCTCACGCAGAAGATCACCCTGGCGCCGCTGATGGTGGCGCTGTTCTTCACGCTGCTGTCGTTCGGCTACACCGTGCCGCGCGTGCGCCAGTCCTTCGAGGACCAGGGCCGCGAGCTGGGCGCGGCGGTGCCCACGACCCTGGCCGCCACGTTGACGGGCCAGCTCCGAGGAAAGGACCCGACGGCGGTGCAGGCCACGCTGGACGCCGTCGCCCAGGAGGGGAAGCTCCCCTACGTGGCGGTGGTGGACGCGAAGGGCGAGCTGGTGGCGGTGGCGGGTCAGTATGCGCAGGCGCTGCGCCAGCACCCCGAGCAGCTGACGAAGGACTCGAGCGTCCAGTCCGCGGATGGCTCGGAGCTGCTGGACATGAACGCGCCCATCACCGGCGGGCTGGGCGAGGTGCACGTGGGCTTCAACCGCACTCAGGCGCGGGGCCGGGTGGACGAAATCGTCAGCAACCTGCGGCTGGTGCTGTTGGGCGCGCTGGTGGTGCTGACGGCCGCGGCCTATGTGGTGAGCCGCCGCATCGTCGCGCCGCTGAACCAGCTCAGCAGCGCGGTACGGCGCATCGTGGAGCACGGAGACCTGCGCGAGCCGGTGCACATCGACTCCTCGGATGAGGTGGGGCAGCTGGCGCGCGCGGTCGGCATGCTGGTGACGAAGCTGAAGGAATTGCTGCACCAGCTCCAGTCGTCCACGGAGCTGCTGAGCGACTCGGTGATGGGGCTCAACGAGTCCGCCGAGCAGCAGAACCAGATGGTCTCCCGCAGCGCGGCGGCGCTCCAGGAGACGCAGGTGACGGCGCAGGAGATCCGGCAGACGGCGATGCTGGCGTCGGAGTCCGCCGAGTCCGTCATCCAGGTGGCCGAGCGCGCCGAGTCCCTGGGCCGCACGGGCGAGGCAGCCATCGCCGCGAGCATCGAGGGGCTGGTCGATTTGCGCTCGCAGGTGGAGCAGATCACCGAGCGCATCATGTCGCTGGGTGAGCGTACGCAGCAGATTGGCGGCATCACCGAGACGGTGAAGGACCTGGCGGACCAGTCGCACCTGCTCGCCGTGAATGCGGCGATTGAAGCGGCGCGCTCGGGGGAGCACGGCAAGGGGTTCGCGGTGGTGGCGCGGGAGATTCGCGCGCTGGCGGACCAGTCCATCCGCGCCACGGTCCAGGTGCGGGCGATTCTCTCGGACATCAGCGAGGCCATCGCGGGCACGGTGGACATCACCGCGGCGGGCACGCAGCGCATGGAGGCGGGGCTCACGCAGGTGCGCACGTCCGGGGACACGCTGAAGCAGCTCACCGGCATCGTCCAGGACAGCACCCACGCCGCGCGGCAGATTGCGCGGACGGTGAGTCAGCAGGCCACGGGCATCGAGCAGATCTTCACCGCCGTCAACGAGCTGAACACGCTGATGGGCGACACCGTGAATCGCATCTCCAACACGGGCGACGCGGCGGTGTCCCTGAAGATGCTCTCCGAGCGCGTGTCCCAGGTGGTGCGGGCGTACCGCGTCTGA